The nucleotide sequence GAAAGGTGTGCCATTTCGTGAAGCTCACCATATTGTAGGTGAAGTGGTGGTTTGCGCCATTGAGCAAGGTAAAGCAATTGAAGAACTCCCTCTTTCTGAATTACAGATGTTTAATAGTAAAATTATGATTGATGTGTACGATATTTTATCGCTTCAATCTTGTTTAGATAAACGTCTTGCAAAAGGAGGCGTTTCTCAAAAACAGGTCGCTTATGCGATAGTAAAAGCCAAAGAAGTCTTAAATATGGATAAATAAGCAAAGCGTTTATCTAAGACAACTTACTGTTATTCAAAAAGAACAGGGTGGATTTCACTCTGTTCTTTTATTTTAAATTGCCGATAATATCTATACTCATCTTGAATGCTTTAGAGGATGAAGGAATACGTTTTGTTTAAGTCGTTTATTTAGAAAATATCGAAAAAGAGAGACAGAATAACATTCGACTGATAGAAAAATTTATCAGTTACTATATTATCTATAGACATTAACTATCAGCAATAAATGTGGGATCTGCAATGAATATCCGTGACTTGGAATATCTGGTGGCTCTAGCTGAGCATAAACATTTTCGTCGTGCGGCAGATTCTTGCCATGTGAGTCAGCCAACATTAAGTGGTCAAATTCGTAAACTTGAAGATGAACTCGGTGTAATGTTGCTTGAAAGAACTAGCCGTAAAGTTCTGTTTACGCAACAAGGTTTGTTGCTGGTGGATCAAGCGAAAACCGTTTTACGTGAAGTCAAAGTGCTACAAGAAATGGCTTCATTGCAAGGCGAAAGTATGGCGGGACCTTTACATATTGGGCTGATCCCTACTGTTGGTCCTTATTTATTGCCCCATATCATTCCCGAATTACATAAAAACTACCCTAAGTTAGAGATGTATCTTCATGAAGCACAAACTCATAGCTTATTAGCTCAATTAGATAGCGGAAAACTCGATTGTGCTATTTTAGCAATGGTAAAAGAGAGTGCACCGTTTATTGAAGTTCCTCTATTT is from Proteus columbae and encodes:
- the oxyR gene encoding DNA-binding transcriptional regulator OxyR, with the protein product MNIRDLEYLVALAEHKHFRRAADSCHVSQPTLSGQIRKLEDELGVMLLERTSRKVLFTQQGLLLVDQAKTVLREVKVLQEMASLQGESMAGPLHIGLIPTVGPYLLPHIIPELHKNYPKLEMYLHEAQTHSLLAQLDSGKLDCAILAMVKESAPFIEVPLFEEPMKLAIYEGHPWNERGSVPMGDLAGQRLLMLEDGHCLRDQALGFCFQAGAKEDTHFRATSLETLRNMVAAGSGITLLPDLSVPQEQKRDGVCYLECTDPNPSRSIILVYRPGSPLRNRYEQLAETIREHMTAFYAEKQSALK